One Candidatus Roseilinea sp. genomic region harbors:
- a CDS encoding acetoin:2,6-dichlorophenolindophenol oxidoreductase subunit alpha, with translation MALPKDLLLSMYERMALIRAFEEACVQLYMEKEIRGSFHPCVGQEATAVGACFALNPEDYMTCTYRGHGACIAKGIDVNAAMAEMLGRRTGVSKGKGGSMHWTDPSIGLLGENAIVAAGVPIAAGAALSAQLDRNGRVALTIFGDGAINQGAFHEALNMAQLWKLPLILLCENNFYAEMTPLAKSNPLAQVADRAKGYNMRAVVVDGNDVCAVYDAVREAARLARAGQGPTFIEARTYRLLGHMIGDSESYRTKEEVAQWRERDPIKRLRAHLAQAEGVTDAEFDAMHARVQQQIADAVKFARESPYPDPEEAYTDFWI, from the coding sequence ATGGCTCTTCCCAAAGACCTCTTGCTCTCGATGTATGAGCGCATGGCCCTGATTCGCGCCTTCGAGGAGGCCTGCGTCCAGCTCTACATGGAAAAGGAAATCCGCGGCTCGTTTCATCCGTGCGTCGGCCAGGAGGCAACGGCCGTCGGTGCGTGTTTTGCCCTCAACCCAGAGGATTACATGACCTGCACGTATCGCGGCCACGGCGCATGCATCGCCAAAGGCATTGACGTGAACGCGGCGATGGCGGAGATGCTTGGCCGCAGGACCGGCGTTAGCAAGGGCAAAGGCGGCTCGATGCACTGGACCGACCCCAGCATCGGCCTGCTCGGCGAGAACGCCATCGTCGCTGCGGGCGTGCCGATCGCCGCGGGCGCCGCGCTGAGTGCTCAGCTCGACCGCAACGGCCGGGTGGCGCTCACCATCTTCGGCGACGGCGCGATCAATCAGGGCGCCTTCCACGAGGCGCTCAACATGGCGCAGTTGTGGAAGCTGCCGCTGATCTTGCTGTGCGAAAACAACTTCTACGCCGAAATGACCCCGTTGGCCAAGTCCAACCCGCTTGCGCAGGTGGCCGACCGCGCCAAGGGCTACAACATGCGCGCGGTCGTGGTGGACGGCAACGACGTTTGCGCCGTATATGACGCCGTGCGCGAAGCGGCCCGGCTGGCCCGCGCCGGCCAAGGTCCGACCTTCATCGAAGCGCGCACCTATCGGCTGCTCGGCCACATGATCGGCGACTCGGAAAGCTACCGCACCAAAGAGGAGGTCGCGCAGTGGCGCGAACGCGACCCGATCAAGCGGCTGCGCGCGCATCTGGCTCAGGCCGAGGGCGTGACCGACGCCGAATTCGACGCCATGCACGCGCGCGTGCAACAGCAGATCGCGGACGCCGTCAAGTTTGCCAGAGAATCACCCTATCCTGATCCCGAGGAAGCCTATACCGACTTCTGGATCTGA
- a CDS encoding DNA-binding protein translates to MSRSMASESWLSIKEAAAYLNIHPATLRRWADSGEIPYMLTPGGHRRFAQSDIQRFAESHRVARREVSLAEAWADRAMTRARQELPERSAAGWLAALDEPMRERHRALGRRLMGLTLQYVSADDGAHLLEEARALGKDYGELSKTAGASLKDALQAALFFRDKLLEATLELSETAPVRPGDSSKLVKRINALLNAVQLAIAEVYAAGLPDATPPPKRRRA, encoded by the coding sequence ATGTCACGATCAATGGCAAGCGAAAGTTGGCTGTCCATCAAAGAGGCGGCGGCCTACTTGAACATACATCCGGCCACGTTGCGCCGCTGGGCCGACAGTGGCGAAATCCCTTACATGCTCACGCCCGGCGGCCATCGCCGTTTTGCACAGTCGGACATTCAACGCTTTGCCGAGTCGCATCGCGTGGCCCGGCGCGAGGTGTCGCTGGCCGAAGCATGGGCCGACCGGGCGATGACGCGCGCGCGCCAGGAGCTGCCCGAGCGCAGCGCCGCCGGCTGGTTGGCCGCGTTGGACGAGCCGATGCGCGAGCGGCATCGGGCCCTCGGCCGCCGGCTCATGGGCCTGACGCTGCAGTATGTCTCTGCTGATGACGGCGCCCATCTGCTGGAAGAAGCGCGCGCGTTGGGCAAGGACTACGGCGAGCTGAGCAAGACGGCCGGCGCGTCGCTCAAAGACGCGCTGCAGGCCGCGCTGTTCTTCCGCGATAAACTGCTGGAGGCGACGCTCGAACTCTCAGAAACCGCGCCCGTGCGCCCCGGTGATAGCTCGAAGCTGGTCAAACGCATCAACGCGCTGCTCAACGCTGTACAACTGGCCATCGCCGAGGTGTATGCGGCTGGCCTTCCGGATGCAACGCCACCACCCAAGCGCCGTCGTGCTTGA
- a CDS encoding sulfurtransferase gives MSTSTYAHPEALVSTDWLAEHLNDPNVRIVESNEDPLLYDTGHIPGAIKIDWTTDLNDPLKRDYLDSARFAELMSSRGIANDSFVVFYGDKNNWWATYAFWVFQLFGHAKAAILNGGRKKWIDEGRPLTRDVPSYPRTDYKAPPRDDSTIRAFRDEVLRHVQNKGVLVDVRSPAEYTGERLHMPEYPNEGALRGGHIPGAKNIPWAQAVREDGTFKSREELEALYSSKGITPDKDIIAYCRIGERSSHTWFVLTYLLGYPRVKNYDGSWTEWGNSVGLPIEK, from the coding sequence ATGAGCACATCTACATATGCCCATCCCGAAGCATTGGTCAGCACCGACTGGCTGGCCGAACATCTGAACGACCCGAACGTGCGCATCGTGGAATCGAACGAAGACCCCCTGCTATATGACACCGGCCACATCCCCGGCGCAATCAAGATTGATTGGACGACCGACCTCAACGACCCGCTGAAGCGCGACTACCTGGACTCAGCCCGTTTCGCGGAGCTGATGAGCAGCCGAGGGATCGCCAACGACTCATTCGTCGTGTTCTACGGCGACAAGAACAACTGGTGGGCCACCTATGCCTTCTGGGTGTTCCAACTGTTCGGGCACGCCAAGGCCGCCATCCTGAACGGCGGGCGCAAGAAGTGGATTGACGAAGGCCGCCCGCTGACGCGCGACGTGCCGTCGTATCCGCGCACCGACTACAAAGCGCCGCCCCGCGATGACTCGACCATTCGCGCTTTCCGCGATGAGGTGTTGCGCCACGTGCAAAACAAGGGGGTGCTGGTGGACGTGCGCAGCCCGGCCGAATACACCGGCGAACGGCTGCACATGCCCGAGTATCCGAATGAAGGTGCGCTGCGCGGCGGCCATATCCCCGGCGCGAAGAACATCCCCTGGGCGCAGGCGGTGAGGGAAGATGGCACGTTCAAGTCCCGCGAGGAACTCGAAGCGCTCTACAGCAGCAAGGGCATCACGCCGGACAAAGACATCATCGCGTATTGCCGCATCGGCGAGCGCAGCAGCCACACCTGGTTCGTGCTCACCTACCTGCTCGGCTATCCGCGCGTGAAGAACTACGATGGGAGCTGGACGGAGTGGGGCAACAGCGTCGGTTTGCCGATTGAGAAGTAA